In Campylobacter vulpis, a genomic segment contains:
- the pyrH gene encoding UMP kinase, with protein sequence MQSRKRVLVKFSGEALAGETGFGIEDSILKFIACEIKELILNDIEVGIVIGGGNIMRGALAAKGGLIKRTSGDHMGMLATVINAIAIQEALESYGLDVRVQSAIQMEAFCETYIMRRAQRHLEKGRVVIFAAGTGNPYFTTDTTAILRAVEIDAQMVIKATKVNGVYDKDPKKFDDAVFLSTLSYDDAMKDSIKVMDDTAIALAKDNALPIVVCNMFESGNLLKIIQGDTSLCSIVKN encoded by the coding sequence ATGCAAAGTAGGAAGAGAGTTTTAGTTAAATTTTCTGGTGAGGCTTTGGCTGGGGAAACGGGCTTTGGAATTGAGGACTCTATCCTTAAATTTATTGCTTGCGAAATTAAAGAATTAATTTTAAATGATATTGAAGTTGGCATAGTGATAGGCGGAGGAAACATTATGCGAGGGGCTTTAGCGGCTAAAGGGGGACTTATAAAACGCACAAGTGGTGATCATATGGGTATGTTAGCTACGGTGATTAATGCTATTGCTATTCAAGAAGCACTTGAAAGTTACGGGCTTGATGTAAGGGTGCAAAGTGCGATACAAATGGAAGCTTTTTGTGAGACTTATATTATGCGAAGAGCACAGAGGCATTTAGAAAAGGGGCGTGTGGTCATTTTTGCTGCTGGGACAGGTAATCCCTATTTTACCACGGATACAACCGCGATTTTAAGAGCTGTGGAGATTGATGCGCAAATGGTCATTAAAGCGACTAAGGTTAATGGCGTTTATGATAAGGATCCAAAGAAATTTGACGATGCAGTCTTTTTAAGCACTTTAAGCTATGATGATGCGATGAAAGATAGCATTAAGGTTATGGACGATACAGCTATAGCTTTAGCTAAGGATAATGCCTTACCTATCGTAGTTTGCAATATGTTTGAAAGTGGAAATTTGCTTAAAATCATACAGGGTGATACGAGCCTTTGCTCAATTGTTAAAAATTAA
- a CDS encoding nitronate monooxygenase, whose translation MSFKPLKIGKHTIKYPIFQGGMGLGISWDRLASAVSLNGGLGIISSVGTGYYEERAHISKELNAKPYGSENFYSKEGLKALITNARKLCGDAPLGCNILCASNDYARIARDACEVGFNVIVSGAGLPTNLPEFTADFPDVALVPIISSAKALKIICKRWQGRYNRLPDAVVLEGPKSGGHQGFTYEQCLDPNFALENLVAPVVEEAKNWGSFPVIAAGGVWDKNDIEKMLSLGASGVQMGTRFIGTFECDASDNFKEVLLASKEEDIKLIKSPVGYPARGVQTNLLDLVAKRMGPKINCISNCVAPCGRGKEATKVGYCIADRLFDAWSGKKETGLFFTGANGYKLNKLISVKELMDKLVNGE comes from the coding sequence ATGAGCTTTAAACCCCTTAAAATAGGAAAACATACAATTAAATATCCCATTTTTCAAGGAGGAATGGGACTTGGCATTAGTTGGGATAGGCTTGCTTCGGCAGTGTCTTTAAATGGAGGACTTGGCATTATCTCTTCTGTGGGAACGGGTTATTATGAGGAGAGGGCGCATATTAGCAAGGAATTAAATGCTAAACCTTATGGAAGTGAAAATTTTTATTCTAAAGAGGGTTTGAAAGCCTTAATTACAAATGCTAGAAAGCTTTGTGGAGACGCACCTTTGGGTTGCAATATCCTTTGTGCGAGTAATGATTATGCTAGAATAGCTCGTGATGCTTGTGAGGTGGGTTTTAATGTCATCGTTTCAGGGGCGGGTTTGCCGACTAATTTGCCCGAATTTACGGCAGATTTTCCCGATGTGGCTTTAGTGCCGATTATCTCTTCAGCTAAGGCTTTAAAGATTATTTGTAAAAGATGGCAGGGGCGTTATAATCGTTTGCCTGATGCTGTGGTTTTAGAGGGTCCAAAAAGTGGCGGACATCAAGGCTTTACCTATGAGCAATGCCTAGATCCAAATTTTGCCCTAGAAAATTTAGTTGCTCCTGTGGTGGAAGAGGCGAAAAATTGGGGTTCTTTTCCTGTGATTGCAGCTGGGGGAGTGTGGGATAAAAATGATATTGAAAAAATGCTAAGTTTGGGTGCAAGTGGAGTGCAAATGGGGACAAGATTTATAGGCACTTTTGAATGTGATGCAAGTGATAATTTTAAAGAAGTTTTGTTAGCCTCCAAAGAGGAAGATATTAAGCTTATAAAATCGCCGGTAGGATACCCTGCAAGAGGTGTGCAGACAAATTTACTTGATTTGGTAGCCAAAAGAATGGGTCCAAAAATTAATTGTATAAGTAATTGTGTCGCGCCTTGCGGTAGGGGTAAAGAGGCGACTAAAGTGGGCTATTGTATCGCAGATAGGCTTTTTGATGCTTGGTCTGGAAAAAAAGAGACGGGTCTTTTTTTCACAGGTGCAAATGGTTATAAGCTGAATAAGCTCATTAGCGTTAAAGAGCTTATGGATAAACTTGTAAATGGTGAATAA
- a CDS encoding N-acetylmuramoyl-L-alanine amidase family protein, with amino-acid sequence MRSLVALFLLFCFCFGAFEKQIEEFDKNFINSANDSQVKFHQQLKSLYIQSVINDDEKTKVEILKRLIISSNTLKLDDTSYAKELEESGINKANIESLRRAVVKDVKLENKKPMEKPAFENVKENSKKEVVKVVKKEELKKSDTTKKEEKIYILNSKKLANGVELNLNVNSGEFKDFVLDEKGNYRHIVDFEAILEGGRKEFQFKNYNIILSQYNPKIVRVVLRAKEKINLNLKREEEKLSILIGELKNTPKENQNIKTQKIEKKPERQGSGLKIQKNEKKSLYITDVDKGVNGVILKFDEELDEEDFEISNTKDSKFYRQIISFKGVLGGDRKSYTYGKNAITVTQYNPKIVRVVLSSPKEFKLYKDIDDKTLILAFNDLKNQNSSPAKVSSSKSTLNKNYKASKIIVLDAGHGGKDSGALSKNKRLKEKDIVLSTTLKIGNELKKRGFKVYYTRTTDKFINLRDRTKIANDKRADLFLSIHANAAPNASKAKSTEGLETFFLSPARSERSKKAAEKENQGDFEEMNYFSKQSILNFLNREKIVASNKLAIDIQKGVLAKTRTRYKVVDGGVREAPFWVLVGASMPAILLEIGYITHPNEGERIANKSFQDLLAKGIADGVENYFYHNR; translated from the coding sequence ATGCGAAGCTTAGTCGCACTTTTTTTATTATTTTGTTTTTGTTTTGGGGCTTTTGAAAAGCAAATAGAAGAATTTGATAAAAATTTTATAAATTCTGCAAACGATTCACAGGTGAAATTTCATCAACAACTTAAAAGCCTTTATATACAAAGCGTGATTAATGACGATGAAAAAACAAAGGTTGAAATTTTAAAACGCCTTATCATTAGTTCTAATACATTAAAACTTGATGATACATCTTATGCTAAGGAACTTGAAGAAAGTGGTATAAATAAGGCAAACATTGAGTCTTTAAGAAGAGCTGTTGTTAAAGATGTGAAGCTCGAAAATAAAAAGCCTATGGAAAAACCTGCGTTTGAAAATGTAAAAGAAAATTCCAAAAAAGAAGTCGTAAAGGTCGTAAAAAAAGAAGAATTAAAGAAAAGTGATACGACAAAAAAAGAGGAAAAAATCTACATCTTAAATTCCAAAAAGTTAGCAAATGGAGTGGAGCTTAATTTAAATGTAAATTCGGGTGAGTTTAAGGATTTTGTTTTAGATGAAAAGGGGAATTATCGTCACATTGTCGATTTTGAAGCGATTTTGGAGGGAGGCAGGAAAGAATTTCAGTTTAAAAATTATAATATTATCCTTTCTCAATATAATCCAAAAATTGTTCGTGTAGTTCTTAGAGCTAAGGAAAAAATAAATTTAAATTTAAAAAGAGAGGAAGAAAAATTAAGCATTTTAATAGGTGAGTTGAAAAACACTCCAAAGGAAAATCAAAATATAAAAACGCAAAAAATTGAAAAAAAGCCTGAAAGGCAAGGAAGCGGTTTAAAAATTCAAAAAAATGAGAAAAAGTCCCTTTATATTACTGATGTGGATAAGGGTGTAAATGGAGTTATTTTGAAATTTGATGAGGAGCTTGATGAAGAAGATTTTGAAATTTCCAACACAAAGGATTCTAAATTTTATAGACAAATCATCAGTTTTAAGGGTGTTTTAGGCGGAGATAGAAAAAGCTATACTTATGGTAAAAACGCCATTACCGTAACACAATATAATCCAAAAATCGTTCGTGTGGTCTTAAGCTCACCCAAAGAATTTAAGCTTTATAAAGATATTGATGATAAAACTTTAATTTTAGCTTTTAATGATCTTAAAAATCAAAATTCTAGCCCAGCCAAAGTAAGTTCTAGCAAAAGCACTCTTAATAAAAATTATAAAGCGAGTAAAATCATAGTTCTAGACGCAGGACACGGCGGTAAGGATAGTGGGGCTTTAAGTAAAAATAAGCGTTTAAAAGAAAAAGACATTGTTTTAAGCACAACACTAAAGATTGGTAATGAGCTTAAAAAAAGGGGTTTTAAAGTCTATTACACAAGAACTACGGATAAATTTATCAATCTTAGAGATAGAACTAAAATCGCTAATGATAAAAGGGCTGATTTATTTTTATCCATACACGCTAATGCCGCTCCCAACGCTTCTAAGGCTAAAAGTACCGAAGGTTTAGAAACTTTCTTTTTAAGTCCAGCAAGAAGTGAGCGTAGCAAAAAAGCTGCCGAGAAGGAGAACCAGGGTGATTTTGAAGAGATGAATTATTTTTCTAAACAAAGCATTTTAAATTTCTTAAATAGAGAAAAAATTGTCGCTTCTAATAAGCTCGCCATTGATATACAAAAGGGCGTTTTAGCTAAGACTAGAACGCGTTATAAGGTAGTCGATGGTGGAGTGAGGGAGGCGCCTTTTTGGGTTTTAGTTGGTGCTTCTATGCCAGCTATTTTACTTGAAATTGGCTATATCACGCATCCAAATGAGGGTGAAAGAATTGCAAATAAGAGCTTTCAAGATTTATTAGCCAAAGGCATTGCCGATGGGGTGGAAAATTATTTTTATCATAATCGATGA
- the tyrS gene encoding tyrosine--tRNA ligase: MDIKEILAEVKRGCAEIIDEARIEDLIKNYYEKGENFYVKAGFDPTAPDLHLGHSVVLGKMAFLQKHGARVQFLIGDFTGQIGDPSGKNATRKKLSQEEVLKNAKTYESQVFKILDKDKTDIVFNSKWLNELGATGIVELTSTFSVARMLEREDFTKRFREQSSISICEFLYPLLQGYDSVALKSDIEMGGTDQKFNLLMGRALQRIYDAKKEQAIIMMPLLEGLDGVNKMSKSLNNYIGVTENAKDIYAKILSISDELMFRYYELLSKKSLKEIEKIKEDIKNGTLHPKIAKENLALELVERFHSKELANEAKAEFDRVHSANALPSEIAEFELSGGSVWLAKALVECGLENSTSAARRAIVANSVSVNSQKIKDEQMQLELGEYILQIGKRKFAKLKVKK; the protein is encoded by the coding sequence ATGGATATAAAAGAAATTTTGGCAGAAGTGAAAAGAGGTTGTGCGGAGATTATTGATGAGGCTAGAATTGAAGATTTGATTAAAAATTATTACGAAAAGGGTGAGAATTTTTATGTTAAGGCGGGGTTTGACCCAACAGCTCCTGATTTGCATTTGGGACATAGTGTAGTTTTAGGCAAGATGGCATTTTTGCAAAAGCACGGTGCAAGAGTGCAATTTTTAATCGGTGATTTTACTGGGCAAATAGGCGACCCAAGCGGTAAAAACGCTACGCGTAAAAAATTAAGTCAAGAAGAAGTTTTAAAAAACGCCAAAACTTATGAAAGTCAAGTTTTTAAAATTTTAGATAAAGATAAAACAGACATCGTTTTTAATTCTAAATGGCTTAATGAGCTTGGTGCGACTGGGATTGTGGAACTAACTTCGACCTTTAGTGTGGCTAGAATGCTTGAAAGAGAGGACTTTACAAAGCGTTTTAGGGAGCAAAGTTCAATCAGCATTTGTGAGTTTTTATACCCTTTATTGCAAGGCTATGATAGTGTAGCCTTAAAAAGCGATATAGAAATGGGCGGAACTGACCAAAAATTTAATCTTTTGATGGGTAGAGCTTTACAAAGAATTTATGATGCAAAAAAAGAACAAGCCATCATTATGATGCCTCTTTTGGAGGGACTTGATGGGGTTAATAAAATGAGTAAAAGTCTTAACAATTACATAGGCGTAACTGAAAATGCTAAGGATATTTATGCTAAAATTCTAAGCATTAGCGACGAGCTTATGTTTAGATATTATGAATTATTAAGCAAGAAAAGTTTAAAAGAGATTGAAAAAATTAAAGAAGATATTAAAAATGGAACTTTACATCCTAAAATTGCTAAGGAAAATTTAGCCCTAGAGCTTGTGGAGAGATTTCACTCTAAAGAACTTGCAAATGAGGCAAAGGCTGAATTTGACAGGGTGCATAGTGCAAATGCTTTACCAAGTGAGATAGCCGAATTTGAACTAAGTGGTGGTAGTGTGTGGTTGGCTAAAGCTTTGGTTGAATGTGGTTTGGAAAATTCAACTTCAGCGGCGAGAAGAGCCATAGTGGCAAATAGTGTGAGCGTTAATTCTCAAAAAATCAAGGACGAGCAAATGCAACTTGAATTAGGTGAGTATATTTTACAAATAGGAAAAAGAAAATTTGCTAAATTAAAGGTTAAAAAATGA
- a CDS encoding DNA-directed RNA polymerase subunit omega: MQRIEEITAKALEKMGNDRYRLALVVAQRAEQLANGAAPLVSLDKNKIKFADIALFEIAENKITLEGFVESTR; encoded by the coding sequence ATGCAAAGAATAGAAGAAATTACAGCAAAAGCTTTAGAAAAAATGGGCAATGACCGCTACCGACTTGCCTTGGTTGTAGCACAAAGAGCCGAGCAGTTAGCAAATGGAGCGGCTCCTTTAGTTAGCCTTGATAAAAATAAAATCAAATTCGCCGACATTGCGCTTTTTGAGATAGCAGAAAATAAAATCACTTTAGAGGGTTTCGTTGAAAGCACTCGATGA
- the mnmC gene encoding bifunctional tRNA (5-methylaminomethyl-2-thiouridine)(34)-methyltransferase MnmD/FAD-dependent 5-carboxymethylaminomethyl-2-thiouridine(34) oxidoreductase MnmC, whose translation MKKARVIFKDNTPYSLDFEDFYFNSQQGVEESRFVYAEAFEWKECENFTITETGFGIGLNFFLTLQRFLKAKERPKRLFYVSVEGFYLESSFLREAYQRLGIYEDFKELLEQFLLFYPKCAKGIYRFYFKDCFLDLVFDDISVLKRLNFKADIWYLDGFSPSKNSLMFDENTLFEIARLSKLNAMILSFSSSSFLQKNLKNCGFEVQKVKGFRKREMIRAFLTKEVQNASKEAYFQKIPTQFKNKKVAIIGAGISGAILAYELSLRGFEVEIFEKNATLYEGASSNESGILSSLILKPESALGKFSLNAFVEASRFYRQILNLKLKGVYEFAYTSQMQQRFLTQKDNAYFQITQNKAFLDYGGELEPKNILRKLFEKAGAKIHFNHHFSHYERENETFNLIFKNASKRCKFGLLIYTLGADAKDFLHYDAMLLSKVRGQLTHLKPFFKTKFPLSSKAYICPAKPNLQVIGATYDRLNASCKSQMKDDEENLANIKEFLKGDEKLEIIGSRVGFRSYSSDRFCIVGAAYDEEFYKQNYKALLWHKNKAQIPPQNIPNLYLNFAHGSRAFSSSVLAARYLCALINDEPLGFYADLISHIHPARFLIRKLKKGLLS comes from the coding sequence ATGAAAAAAGCTAGGGTCATTTTTAAAGATAATACGCCTTATTCTTTGGATTTTGAAGATTTTTATTTTAATTCACAGCAAGGCGTGGAGGAAAGCCGTTTTGTTTATGCGGAGGCGTTTGAGTGGAAAGAATGCGAAAATTTCACTATCACTGAAACTGGTTTTGGCATAGGGCTTAATTTTTTCTTAACTTTACAACGATTTTTAAAAGCTAAAGAGCGTCCCAAAAGGCTTTTTTATGTGAGTGTGGAGGGCTTTTATTTAGAGTCTAGCTTTTTGCGTGAGGCGTATCAAAGACTTGGAATTTACGAAGATTTTAAAGAGCTTTTAGAGCAATTTTTGCTTTTTTATCCTAAATGTGCTAAGGGAATTTATCGTTTTTATTTTAAAGATTGCTTTTTAGACCTTGTTTTTGATGATATTAGCGTTTTGAAACGCTTGAATTTTAAGGCGGATATTTGGTATTTAGACGGCTTTTCTCCTAGTAAAAATTCTCTTATGTTTGATGAAAATACCCTTTTTGAAATTGCAAGATTATCTAAGCTTAATGCGATGATTTTGAGCTTTTCATCATCTTCTTTTTTGCAAAAAAATCTTAAAAATTGTGGTTTTGAAGTGCAAAAAGTTAAGGGTTTTAGAAAAAGAGAGATGATAAGGGCTTTTTTGACAAAAGAGGTGCAAAATGCAAGTAAGGAGGCTTATTTTCAAAAAATCCCCACTCAATTTAAAAATAAAAAAGTCGCCATCATAGGTGCTGGTATTAGTGGGGCGATTTTGGCATATGAGCTTAGTCTTAGGGGTTTTGAGGTAGAAATTTTTGAGAAAAATGCCACGCTTTATGAGGGTGCTAGTTCGAATGAAAGTGGGATTTTAAGTTCTTTGATTTTAAAGCCTGAAAGTGCTTTGGGAAAATTTTCTTTAAATGCTTTTGTGGAGGCAAGTCGCTTTTATAGACAAATTTTGAATTTAAAATTAAAGGGCGTTTATGAATTTGCTTATACTTCGCAAATGCAGCAAAGATTTCTTACGCAAAAAGATAATGCTTATTTTCAAATCACGCAAAATAAGGCTTTTTTGGACTATGGTGGAGAGCTTGAGCCTAAAAATATATTAAGAAAGCTTTTTGAAAAAGCGGGGGCAAAAATTCATTTTAATCATCATTTTAGCCATTATGAGCGTGAAAATGAGACCTTTAATCTTATCTTTAAAAACGCTTCTAAAAGATGTAAATTTGGGCTTTTAATCTATACTTTAGGAGCAGATGCTAAGGACTTTTTGCATTATGATGCTATGCTTTTGAGTAAGGTAAGAGGACAGCTGACGCATTTAAAGCCTTTTTTTAAGACAAAATTTCCCCTCTCGTCTAAGGCTTATATTTGCCCAGCAAAGCCAAATTTGCAAGTTATCGGTGCAACTTATGATAGGCTTAATGCAAGTTGTAAAAGTCAAATGAAAGATGATGAAGAAAATTTGGCAAATATTAAGGAATTTTTAAAAGGCGATGAAAAGCTTGAGATTATAGGCTCTAGGGTGGGATTTCGCTCTTATTCTAGCGATAGATTTTGCATTGTAGGTGCGGCTTATGATGAGGAATTTTATAAGCAAAATTACAAAGCCTTGTTGTGGCATAAAAATAAGGCTCAAATTCCCCCACAAAATATCCCAAATCTTTATTTAAATTTCGCTCACGGCTCAAGGGCTTTTAGTTCAAGTGTGCTTGCGGCTAGGTATCTTTGTGCCTTGATAAATGATGAGCCTTTGGGCTTTTATGCAGACCTTATCTCTCATATTCATCCTGCTAGATTTTTAATAAGAAAGCTTAAGAAGGGTTTATTAAGCTAA
- a CDS encoding RelA/SpoT family protein, which yields MKALDEEVFLEELIENAKNCKDLENAKTLLYSICEKDAILEKAVEFCIKYHEGQLRKSGEPYAVHPILVASLVAFLSENRATILAALLHDVIEDTACTEEELKEQFGTEVLRLVLGLTKIIEIREDNLISSKSKKSLTKSALTFRNMLLASIEDIGVLIVKLCDRLHNMLTLDALREDKQKRISEETLVVYAPIAHRLGISSIKNYLEDLSFRYLMPEEYQQIFNYINSNDQQMQLGLNEFISKIELLFLNNGFRQGTFEIQKRIKHSYSIYLKMQRKGVGIEEVLDLLGVRILVEKVSDCYLALGILHTNFNPLVSRFKDYIALPKQNGYQTIHTTIFDTKNIIEAQIRTFDMHKIAEFGVAAHWKYKEDGSIVAPKLDWISDISMQSANNLENAEDYNAIELYEYAKDSLYVEDVAVYSPKGEIFTLPRGATVLDFAYEVHTKVGLHAKTAYVNRVKVPLLTELKNGDIVRVVTSNDKFYRCSWIDSVKTGKAKASIREFCKQKMREIHYFSAINILCFVFNERKEKILSWIEKENLMRHIRKVAKDSIYFNDVVKGLKKYAKKSYWFDKYEIKEQKIGNFLFYSNHKIVSVEFDICCHPKRGDEVMAFVEAGNVIVHHKLCDRADRMLENKDMVFIAWDSHMPKSYKILLTLENKKGILAEFLSLLAKMQINLLTINLSSNLNSSVDYFEMLIEIPDNINPDRVKDRLKDNCKLLDFTSLDDAYKEG from the coding sequence TTGAAAGCACTCGATGAGGAAGTATTTCTTGAAGAACTAATCGAAAATGCAAAAAATTGCAAAGATTTAGAAAATGCTAAGACACTTTTATATAGCATTTGTGAAAAAGATGCGATTTTAGAAAAGGCAGTTGAGTTTTGCATTAAATATCACGAAGGACAACTTAGAAAAAGCGGTGAACCTTATGCTGTGCATCCTATTTTGGTAGCTAGTTTGGTTGCTTTTTTGAGTGAGAATAGGGCTACCATTTTAGCCGCCTTACTTCACGATGTGATAGAAGATACTGCTTGCACGGAGGAAGAGTTAAAAGAGCAATTTGGCACGGAAGTTTTAAGGCTTGTTTTGGGGCTGACTAAAATCATAGAAATAAGAGAGGATAATCTCATCTCTTCTAAATCTAAAAAATCTCTCACCAAATCCGCCCTCACTTTTCGCAATATGCTTTTAGCGAGTATCGAGGATATAGGCGTTTTAATCGTTAAGCTTTGTGATAGGCTTCATAATATGCTTACCCTTGATGCCCTAAGGGAAGATAAGCAAAAACGCATCAGTGAAGAGACCTTAGTTGTTTATGCACCCATAGCGCACAGGCTTGGAATTTCTAGCATTAAAAATTATTTGGAGGATTTAAGTTTTCGCTATTTAATGCCAGAAGAATACCAGCAAATTTTTAATTACATTAATTCTAATGATCAGCAAATGCAACTTGGGCTTAATGAATTTATCTCTAAAATTGAGCTTTTGTTTTTAAATAATGGCTTTAGGCAAGGCACTTTTGAGATACAAAAACGCATTAAGCATAGCTATTCTATTTATCTTAAAATGCAAAGAAAGGGCGTTGGTATTGAAGAGGTTCTTGACTTACTTGGGGTAAGAATTTTGGTAGAGAAGGTGAGTGATTGCTACCTTGCACTTGGAATTTTACATACGAATTTTAATCCTCTCGTCTCGCGTTTTAAGGATTATATTGCCCTGCCTAAGCAAAATGGCTACCAGACCATACATACAACTATTTTTGATACAAAAAATATTATTGAGGCACAAATTCGCACTTTTGATATGCACAAAATTGCTGAATTTGGCGTAGCTGCACACTGGAAATATAAAGAAGATGGTAGTATTGTTGCACCGAAGCTAGATTGGATTAGTGATATTTCTATGCAAAGTGCAAATAATTTAGAAAATGCTGAAGATTATAATGCTATCGAGCTTTATGAATATGCTAAAGATAGCTTATATGTCGAAGATGTGGCTGTTTATTCTCCTAAGGGAGAAATTTTTACTTTGCCGCGTGGTGCTACGGTGCTTGATTTTGCTTATGAAGTGCATACTAAGGTGGGACTTCACGCTAAAACAGCCTATGTTAATCGTGTTAAAGTTCCACTTTTAACAGAGCTTAAAAATGGCGACATTGTGCGTGTGGTTACAAGTAATGATAAATTTTATCGCTGTTCTTGGATAGATAGCGTTAAGACAGGGAAAGCTAAGGCAAGCATTAGAGAATTTTGTAAGCAAAAAATGCGAGAAATTCACTATTTTAGTGCAATAAATATACTTTGTTTTGTTTTCAATGAAAGAAAAGAAAAAATCCTTTCTTGGATAGAAAAAGAAAATTTAATGCGTCATATTCGTAAGGTTGCTAAGGATAGTATTTATTTTAACGATGTTGTTAAGGGACTAAAAAAATATGCTAAAAAATCTTATTGGTTTGATAAATATGAAATTAAAGAACAGAAAATAGGAAATTTTTTATTTTATTCTAATCATAAAATTGTGAGTGTGGAATTTGACATTTGCTGCCACCCAAAAAGAGGTGATGAGGTGATGGCTTTTGTTGAAGCTGGGAATGTTATAGTGCATCATAAGCTTTGTGATAGGGCGGATAGGATGTTGGAAAATAAAGATATGGTTTTCATCGCTTGGGATTCTCATATGCCAAAATCCTATAAAATACTTCTTACTTTAGAAAATAAAAAGGGAATTTTGGCTGAATTTTTATCTTTACTTGCTAAAATGCAAATAAATTTATTAACAATTAATTTATCAAGCAATTTAAATTCTTCGGTAGATTATTTTGAAATGCTTATAGAAATTCCTGATAATATCAACCCAGATAGAGTCAAAGACAGATTGAAGGATAATTGTAAGCTTTTAGATTTTACTTCGCTTGATGATGCGTATAAAGAGGGTTAA
- a CDS encoding murein hydrolase activator EnvC family protein: MRKLFLFSLFSLLLFANGIAEKTKDLKENERVQQQLSKKLEDLAQDILSGEKNLKNLSEQINILSSQTSKLEANVKIQNKELSTLNNQNKELLKIKSLMESKLISLMAKDFAYNLPIPEGYIEGEESFMAFELLGSLDKVLSEEISKLSKDYEGVNLLIENKQKQIEQIRLNLKNYNEQLKELQILKNRQIKEINQQKTDRQIYAKKLDNLKAQQEELRATLDKLKIIDKKEQTKGQKEETSKVANNNQKIRQIGSSYQGSSVKRYTGKKTIAPLDSFTIKQKFGNYVDPIYNIKIFNENVVLRSKKTDATVKSVLDGRVVFAKNTTMLQRVVIIEHSDGIHTIYAHLDKIAPNIKVGKRVKKGAVVGRIKDDLTFEVTQKNFHINPLELISLN; encoded by the coding sequence TTCCTTTTTTCTTTGTTTTCTCTCCTACTTTTTGCAAATGGTATCGCTGAAAAAACGAAAGACTTGAAAGAAAATGAGCGTGTCCAACAACAGCTTAGTAAGAAGCTTGAGGATTTAGCACAAGATATTTTAAGTGGAGAGAAGAATCTTAAAAATTTAAGTGAGCAAATTAATATCCTTTCTTCTCAAACGAGTAAATTAGAAGCTAATGTCAAAATTCAAAACAAAGAACTTAGCACCTTAAATAATCAAAATAAAGAACTTTTGAAAATTAAATCTTTAATGGAAAGTAAGCTTATAAGCTTAATGGCTAAGGATTTCGCTTATAATTTGCCTATACCTGAGGGTTATATTGAAGGAGAAGAAAGCTTTATGGCTTTTGAACTTTTAGGAAGCTTGGATAAGGTCTTAAGTGAGGAAATTTCAAAGCTTTCTAAGGATTATGAGGGAGTGAATTTATTAATAGAAAATAAGCAAAAGCAAATTGAGCAAATTCGCCTTAATCTTAAAAATTATAACGAGCAATTAAAAGAGCTTCAAATCCTTAAAAATAGGCAAATAAAAGAAATTAATCAGCAAAAGACAGACCGACAAATTTACGCAAAAAAACTTGATAATTTAAAGGCACAGCAAGAGGAGCTAAGGGCAACTTTAGATAAGCTTAAAATCATTGATAAAAAAGAGCAGACTAAAGGGCAAAAAGAAGAAACTAGCAAAGTTGCTAATAATAATCAAAAAATAAGACAAATTGGCTCAAGCTACCAAGGAAGTTCTGTAAAGCGATACACTGGAAAAAAGACCATAGCACCACTTGATTCTTTTACTATTAAACAAAAATTTGGCAATTATGTTGATCCCATTTATAATATTAAAATTTTTAATGAAAATGTGGTTTTAAGAAGTAAAAAAACCGATGCAACCGTTAAAAGTGTGTTAGATGGTAGGGTTGTTTTTGCAAAAAATACCACTATGCTTCAAAGGGTTGTAATTATCGAACATAGTGATGGAATTCATACTATTTATGCACATTTAGATAAAATCGCTCCTAATATTAAAGTGGGAAAGAGAGTTAAAAAGGGTGCTGTTGTGGGTAGAATTAAAGATGATTTGACTTTTGAGGTAACACAGAAGAATTTTCATATCAATCCTTTGGAATTGATTAGCTTAAATTAG